The region GTACGCCCGTTCTCGATCAAGACCAAGCTGGGCGCACTGGTCGTCGTCTCGGTGCTGATCACCACAGGTCTGTCGATGATCGCGGTGCACACCAAGACGGAGCTCCGCTTCATCACGGTCTTCTCGATGATCGCCACACTGTTGATAACGCAGTTCGTGGCCCATTCGCTCACCGCGCCGCTCGACGACATGAACGCGGTGGCCCGCTCCATCTCGCAGGGCGACTACACACGCCGGGTGCGCGAGAACCGCTGGGACGAACTGGGTGACCTGGCCCAGACGATCAACGTCATGGCGGACGAGCTGGAGGCCCAGGACCGGCAGCGCAAGGAGCTGGTGGCGAACGTCTCGCACGAGCTGCGCACCCCCATCGCGGGTCTGCGCGCGGTGCTGGAGAACGTCGTGGACGGGGTCTCGGCCGCCGATCCGGAGACCATGCGTACGGCGCTCAAGCAGACCGAGCGCCTCGGCCGGCTGGTGGAGACCCTGCTGGACCTCTCCCGGCTCGACAACGGGGTCGTACCGCTGCGCACGCGCCGGTTCGAGGTCTGGCCGTATCTCTCCGGCGTGCTCAAGGAGGCCAACATGCTGGCCTCCACGCGCGCGGGCATCGCGTCCGGCTCCGGCGGTCACACCCGTAACGACGTCCATCTGCACCTCGACGTCAACCCGCCCGAGCTGGTCGCGCACGCGGACCCGGAGCGTCTGCACCAGGTCGTCGCCAACCTGATCGACAACGCGGTCAAGCACAGCCCCCCGCACGGCCGGGTCACGGTGAAGGCGCGGCGCGGGACGCCGGCCGAGTCGCTGGAGCTGGAGATCCTGGACGAGGGTCCGGGCATTCCGCGCTCGGAGTGGCACCGGGTCTTCGAGCGGTTCAACCGCGGCGGCGTCAGCTCACCGCACGGGCCGGGCAGCGACGGCGGTACGGGACTCGGGCTGGCGATCGCCCGCTGGGCGGTCGATCTGCACGGCGGCCGGATCGGTGTGGCCGAATCCGAGCGGGGTTGCCGGATTTTGGTCACCCTTCCGGGAGAGTCATCCGTCCCAAGTTGACGTAAAGTTCGAAGCGGAGCCGCAAGATCCACCTGACATCCCCGCTGACGGACGCGCGTGGACACGTGTGATTGCTCACAGGCCCGCGCATTTCGTGCGCCGAGGCGACAATTTGCGTTTCCCCCACATGTCCTTTTCGGACCGGAACCCCGCTTGTTTCCCGCCATTTCACCCCCCGAAACTCGATTCTTGATGTGACTTACGCGACGTTGAACGGGCCCGGACTGACCTTTCGGCCACAGGGGCGTAGCCTTGATTCCCGCTGTC is a window of Streptomyces sp. B21-083 DNA encoding:
- a CDS encoding HAMP domain-containing sensor histidine kinase, yielding MNLGRPAARRSPGEPWGGVRPFSIKTKLGALVVVSVLITTGLSMIAVHTKTELRFITVFSMIATLLITQFVAHSLTAPLDDMNAVARSISQGDYTRRVRENRWDELGDLAQTINVMADELEAQDRQRKELVANVSHELRTPIAGLRAVLENVVDGVSAADPETMRTALKQTERLGRLVETLLDLSRLDNGVVPLRTRRFEVWPYLSGVLKEANMLASTRAGIASGSGGHTRNDVHLHLDVNPPELVAHADPERLHQVVANLIDNAVKHSPPHGRVTVKARRGTPAESLELEILDEGPGIPRSEWHRVFERFNRGGVSSPHGPGSDGGTGLGLAIARWAVDLHGGRIGVAESERGCRILVTLPGESSVPS